A window of Kwoniella newhampshirensis strain CBS 13917 chromosome 9, whole genome shotgun sequence contains these coding sequences:
- a CDS encoding mitochondrial 54S ribosomal protein uL6m → MSASKALLPLRRQLHSSSIQRSHIGKVPVPVPASVTLDLPSLSVSPSLPASSSQAQRLLSVAGPLGSASLPIAPSVILTAPTTASPHITVSVQDPNVKTQRSLWGLTRTLINNAVTGVSSGFTVEVRLVGVGYRAAIEPIPPVFLDLARQKSPHTSGSLPRERLNIKLGFAHPVLIDVPPDIKVAVPIPTKITLTGTDKQKLGQFAATIRHWRKPEPYRGKTIRLKEIKKK, encoded by the exons ATGTCCGCTTCCAAAGCGCTGCTACCGCTCCGTCGCCAGCTCCATTCCAGCAGCATACAACGCTCTCATATAGGCAAAGTCCCGGTACCCGTTCCAGCCTCGGTCACACTAgatcttccctctctttctgTCTCGCCGTCCCTTcccgcttcttcttctcaagctcaacgaTTATTATCCGTCGCTGGTCCTCTCGGATCAGCGTCCCTACCCATCGCTCCATCTGTAATTCTGACCGCTCCAACGACCGCCTCACCCCACATCACCGTATCAGTGCAGGATCCCAATGTCAAAACTCAGCGGAGCTTATGGGGTCTTACGAGGACTTTGATCAACAACGCCGTAACTGGTGTCTCGTCAGGTTTCACTGTAGAGGTACGACTGGTTGGTGTGGGTTACAGAGCAGCGATTGAACCTATCCCTCCGGTCTTCCTGGATTTAGCCAGGCAAAAGTCTCCTCATACCTCAGGAAGTTTACCGCGCGAACGTCTCAACATCAAGCTCGGATTTGCGCACCCTGTCCTCATCGATGTTCCTCCAGATATCAAAGTCGCTGTACCTATACCCACCAAAATCACTCTGACCGGTACCGACAAGCAAAAGCTCGGACAGTTCGCCGCGACCATCAGGCATTGGCGGAAACCGGAGCCGTACAGaggcaag ACTATCCGTCTCAAAGaaatcaagaagaagtag
- a CDS encoding GTP-binding nuclear protein spi1 has protein sequence MENQATFKMVLCGDGGTTTFVKRHLTGEFEKKYIATLGVEVHPLTFHTNFGTICFNVWDTAGQEKFGGLRDGYYIQGQCGIIMFDVTSRITYKNVPNWHRDLERVCENIPIVLCGNKVDVKERKVKTGNVTFHRKKNLQYFEISAKSNYNFEKPFLWLARKLVGNQTLEFVAAPALAPPEVQVDQALIAKYEEELKAAANAPLPDEDDADL, from the exons ATGGAGAACCAGGCTACTTTCAAGATGGTCTTGtgtggtgatggtggtaCA ACCACATTCGTTAAGCGACACTTGACCG GCGagttcgagaagaagtacaTCG CTACTCTCGGTGTCGAGGTCCACCCTCTCACTTTCCACACCAACTTTGGAACCATTTGCTTCAACGTTTGGGATACCGCTGGTCAGGAGAAGTTCGGTGGTCTACGAGACGGGTACTACATTCAAGGCCAATGTGGTATCATCATGTTCGATGTCACCTCCCGTATCACTTACAAGAACGTCCCCAACTGGCACCGAGACCTGGAGAGAGTTTGCGAGAACATTCCAATCGTCCTCTGCGGCAACAAGGTCGACGTCAAG GAGAGGAAAGTAAAGACCGGTAACGTCACATTCCACCGAAAGA AGAACCTTCAATACTTCGAGATCTCGGCCAAGTCTAAC TACAACTTCGAGAAGCCTTTCCTTTGGCTAGCCCGAAAGCTTGTTGG CAATCAAACCCTCGAGTTCGTTGCCGCCCCCGCTCTTGCACCTCCCGAGGTCCAGGTCGACCAAGCTCTCATTGCCAAATACGAGGAGGAGCTCAAGGCTGCCGCCAACGCTCCTCTGCCCGATGAG GACGACGCCGATCTTTAA